TTCGATCTCCTCGTATGGTATCAAAGCCACGGGGCAGATGTTTTCATCCCGCTATCTGAGGCTGAATCCTATGCTGTTAGAGGGATTCCTTGGGAAGAGTGTCGAAGAATCGGCTTAGAGGAAATCGTACCTAGTTTAATCGCGTTGGGACTTAAACCAACCGCACGAATCTACTTTCAAACGGATACCCTACCTCTTCTAAAACTCGCCTATACTTTTTCGCGAAAAATTACGTTGAACGAGGCTCAATCAATCTATGGATTTTCTGGGAGTGATAACATGGCTAAAATTTTCTTCCCCTTTATACAGGTGGCCGACATTCTTCTTCCGCAACTCCATAGTTTTGGAGGTCCCAGACCAACTATCGTTCCTGTTTCGATCGATCAGGACCCACATATTAGAATTACACGCGACGTTGCCGAAAGATTTGTAAACGAGTACGGTTTCGTCAAACCATCCTCAACATATCATAAATTCCTAAGCGGACTAAAAGTCGATCCGGAAACTGGAAAACCAGGTAAGATGTCAGCAAGCGACCCTGAATCCTCTGTGTTCTTGACGGATCCACCTGATGTAGCTGCAGGAAAATTATTGAACGCGTTTACAGGCGGTCAGCCAACTGTGAAGGAACAGAGGGAAATGGGTGGAAACCCAGATATTTGTTCCGTGTTTGAATGGCTTAAATACCATCTTATTGAAGATGACAAAAAACTTTCTGAAATTTATAACGCATGCAAAGGTGGGAATCTGGTCTGCGGAGACTGCAAAGCATATGCCTCTGAGTTAATTTACGCGTTTATGAAGGATCATCACTATAAAAGGGATCAAGCGAAGAAAATTGTTCACAAGTATCTCATGCGATCTTGACATAAATTCCCTATGTTGATAAAGCCCTTCTAATCTCTATACGATTTGACTCTCACCCTTAAGTGCAATGTAAATATCATAATATGCCGTTTAATGATTTCAGAAAGTATTGGTGGACTTTACTTGCTTTCTGAAGATGCTTTAGAGAAGTATCGTAAGGCAGGTCGCATTGCCGCAGAAACTCGTGAAATTGTAAGAGGGTTAGTGCGGGAGGGTATGCCAATTATCAACCTTTGTGAAAAGGTTGAAGCTTATATTCGGCAAAATGGTGGAAAGCCGGCTTTCCCCTGCAATGTCTGCATTAACGAGGTTACGGCGCACTATACTTCCCCACCTGGTGATACAAAGACCGTCCCGGAGGGAGCGGTAGTTAAAGTGGACATCGGAGTCCAAGTGGACGGTTATATAGCTGATACCGCTTTAACCACCTGCTTTAACCCTGAGTATGATATCCTTGTCTTTAGTGCCGAGGAGGCTTTAAGACGTGCAATTCAAGCAATTAGGCCTGGAATTAGAGCCTCTGAAATAGGCACAATAATTCAAAGAAGCATTGAGGTGCACGGACTTAAACCAATTTGGAACCTCACTGGTCATCAAATAGCTCGCTACATCATTCACACAGGTAAGTCTCTTCCGAATGTTGCTCATTTGAATGGAATGAAGCTTGAAGTTGACGAAGTCTACGCGATTGAGCCATTTGTGACAATCGCGAAGGCCGCTGGTGAAGTTCAAGAGGCAGATGAAGCTTACATCTATCGAGTGTTTCGAGAAAAGCCGCCGAAAGAGATTTACGCAAAGCGGTTATTTGAAGCTATAAAACATGAGTTTAAGACATTGCCTTTTGCAAAGAGATGGTTAGGAAGCGTGTGTCAACTCGAGAATTTAGAAGCAAACTTTTCAACTCTCCTCAAGACAAAAAATATAGTTGCTTATCCTGTGTTAATTGAGAAAACTGGAAGAGTCGTTGCTCAAGCCGAGCATACGTTAATCGTGACAAAAAATGGTTGCGAAGTAATTACCCTTTAAATAAGACCTTTTCTAGGTCTCTCTTCTGAGTGGATTGAGGTTATTATCATAACTTTATTGCATTTTGGGCATTTATCGGTTGGCTTGAAAACGTAATCTCCTCTCTCGAATTTGCGTAAACTTTTAAATCCACACTCCTCACATTCGGCTGTCGTTATAATGTTGTAATCTAATAAATGGATGTATGCTGTCTTTTTCCGCAATTGCATTATTCCATAAAATGCGAGTAGAGCGCCGAACACTCCGGTCATTAGGTAGGCAGTCGAGTCAGCTGATCCGGTTGAGTACCGTATAAATCCAAGATAAAGGAATGTTAGGGAGAGCATTAGCATTACGGTGAATATGAGGAGGAGGAATCCAACGCCTACAAGCGGTCTTTTTGACATGGTAACCTCCTACTACTACTGGGCAATTCCTATCGTATTTCCAATTCCAGCTAGGATAACCGTATCTCCCTCTTTGGTCCGCTCCGCAAGTATTCTTCGGATTCGGCTAATCGCTTCATCAGCCGCCTGAAATATCTCTTTTTTCATTGGTGAAATTGCCTCTTGAATTGACTCTTTAATTATCAACGCATTAACCGGCACTTTATACTTTGTAGCGACTTCTTCGATTTTATATCGTTCAACGCCTTCGCCGCCGATTGCTGCGCCGATTCCTTCAGAAATCTCGCCGGTTTTCTCGCCTTCATACTTAAGAGCTGCGTCAATCATTATGACCATCGATATTTTTCCTTCATTTTTTTCGAGGAGGGCCTTAACTCCCTCGCCAGGTCTTCCAACGTTTCCACCTGGACCCTTGGCTTTTAGAGTAAGCAACTTCCTTCCATC
The nucleotide sequence above comes from Candidatus Bathyarchaeota archaeon. Encoded proteins:
- the trpS gene encoding tryptophan--tRNA ligase — translated: MIDPWASIKIDDYEQLFREFGIESFEPYVKAFPDAHLLMRRGVVVGHRDFQLIYNCIKSKAPFVAITGRATSGPMHFGHKMVFDLLVWYQSHGADVFIPLSEAESYAVRGIPWEECRRIGLEEIVPSLIALGLKPTARIYFQTDTLPLLKLAYTFSRKITLNEAQSIYGFSGSDNMAKIFFPFIQVADILLPQLHSFGGPRPTIVPVSIDQDPHIRITRDVAERFVNEYGFVKPSSTYHKFLSGLKVDPETGKPGKMSASDPESSVFLTDPPDVAAGKLLNAFTGGQPTVKEQREMGGNPDICSVFEWLKYHLIEDDKKLSEIYNACKGGNLVCGDCKAYASELIYAFMKDHHYKRDQAKKIVHKYLMRS
- the map gene encoding type II methionyl aminopeptidase — encoded protein: MLSEDALEKYRKAGRIAAETREIVRGLVREGMPIINLCEKVEAYIRQNGGKPAFPCNVCINEVTAHYTSPPGDTKTVPEGAVVKVDIGVQVDGYIADTALTTCFNPEYDILVFSAEEALRRAIQAIRPGIRASEIGTIIQRSIEVHGLKPIWNLTGHQIARYIIHTGKSLPNVAHLNGMKLEVDEVYAIEPFVTIAKAAGEVQEADEAYIYRVFREKPPKEIYAKRLFEAIKHEFKTLPFAKRWLGSVCQLENLEANFSTLLKTKNIVAYPVLIEKTGRVVAQAEHTLIVTKNGCEVITL